The sequence GTATAAATCAAGGTCATCATAAATGTCCAACGGATGTAATCTATCATGGAGAACGCGTTGCCGACGCAAAACAGCCGGTATAATGCGCTCCTCCTCCAGGTTATCCCACCTTTCAAAACAATGCGCCATGCCAACCGCGCCAACCGCTACTTTACGGAGGACTTCACACCTACTAAGGGCTAGGTGTCATATTCAAGTTATAACTCATGCCTACGTTGTAACTATTTCAGCTGGTGCAACCCTTAAAATGTTAGTGGCGCGTAAACTCTGGCCTAAGTAAGAATTTACGTTCAAACTAGGCTACATTTGAACTTACGCACAGCTGGTGCAACTCAGTGCAGGACACTAGTGCTGTAGATCCTGGTGATGTGCatcataaatataatcatatatatatgtaatatattatataatataatgtataatagaaatataaaacctccatggatcaaaagttcataatggAGAGTAATAATTGACATTATTTACAGTTGGAGGCGTCTTGTCTACAGTTTTTCAGACGTCTTTTATAACGGAGGTCTAAAATGTTCATATAAAATGCTTTTTCCGCTGCAGTACCACCAGTGACCACAAGGAGAAACTGGCAGCAAGAGTGATCCGCAGCGCCGTatcagctcttattatacatccatggccaaaacacaaaacactgaacTGTCTGTTCAGGTCATGACCCGCTCGgtcaggggtcaaaggtcagtcaGAGGTCGTGGGATCTGAACCATAAATGAAAAGTATATACTGTTGTTTACAGACTTAATCTATTTAACTTCTGAATTAATTATTTCAATCTTACACAGTATTTTATGTGCTTATTAGTGTGAATACTGAAAGCATTCACACTTTTGTTCTTCAAatctttttgaagaataaaGAATGTTTATTATtcttctgtatatttttttttacaagctttCTACTTCTGCAAACTTTCAATGACAGAAATCATTCAAACATTGAAACATTCAGCTCTTTAAGCACATTTATGCTgttacttttcttctttctagcatattccagtgtaatgttttaaaatattaaaatgtataatggAAAGTCaatgggaggaatgtttgaaagttctaaaaaactaaaagtgctgcAGTGTTGATACTTGATGTTCAGGTGTCTCATGTTGAAATGCtgaacatattaaaacatgataCCAacagcgccaccatgtggtcagttattacgtgttttacattttggttaaTAACTCATGACCCGAGAcgcaaatcaaatcaatatttgtacAGTGTGTTCCTTGGATGATCCCGTTTAGCCTgatataggccacgcccatttctGCCTAAAATCTTTccgccattttggattttttggtaaacacattttcagcttcTGTTGGCAAATATTTCATCTAACCTTCACCAAACTTAGTACAGACCATATTTAGAGGAACCCGAATAAAACTGACAAGTTTGTTTTTGGTGTGACTTAccgtttgtctgtaattggttaccaaactTTCGAAGGCGTGGCCTGATGCACTTAACAGGTCATAACTCTCCAATACTCAACTGGATTGCAACTAAATTTGGGAACGTTGTACGTACAGTCACACTTAACAcatgtgtaacatttcatacaGTTCTGTCTACAGGGGGCGCTACTGtaacattataacatgatatttctgcaGTTCTGTTGAcatagcgccaccatgtggtcattAATAtaacaccaccatactacttattaaccGCCGTATCTCTTTAATGTATGTCATGGTAACCAAACTCTGCAgagttgtacagatggggatgtTGAACACATCTGTAGTATTTTAGCAGGactttgtgatttgttttggctgtcagcattcacacagGAAATGGAAACATGTTCAGCAGGTAAAACTTCCAGAGATCATATGGTTTTGTGATAAATGATCaatgaaacaatatttattcaatttaaatggattttcttttttaacagttCGTACAAATTGTTATCAGAAAACTTGTCAGTAAATTaaacatctgtaaaataaaacgTCACCTGATTCACATTTAAGTCTTTATTGATtctgcagtaaaaatacaaacagaaaaagtagAAGCTGCAGTTAAACAGCAGATATATTTGATTATTACGGTCAACATTTAATGACAAACATCAGATGTTCCAGAGACAAGTTCACTTTAATCAGAGTTTAATATTTAGATCCGCATCAGTGCCGTTGCCACGGTGACCGGCATCCGTTGCTACGGTGACCGGCATCAGTGCCGTTGCGACGTTGACTGCCATCAATGGTTTAATCCTCAAACTGGATTGAAATCTTTCCAAAATAAAGCTCAACTGATTCCAGTtgaactctgctgctctgagatCAGcgaagatttaaaaaatgtgataaaaaaaaacattaaaatgaaaaatttaattcaaaaaagaaagaaaagattaaTCTGAATCTATTAAATCTGCTTGAATcggaaaagaaacaaactcggacagaataagaaataaaaagatcATTTCACTGACAGTTAAAACATCTTCAGATGAGATTCAAGTGATGATcttctgatcagctgatcacagctcGTCGTCCTTCGTCACTGAAaggaaatgacatcatcagtcagAGGAAGGATGGGAGGAAAAAACTGGAAACCAGTAAAAAACCTCCAACAATCAGgatatctgtttgtttgtttgtatatgaggttgttgtggtgtttgtttgtttgtatatgaggttgttgtggtgtttgtttgtttgtatatgaggttgtggtgtttgtttgtttgtatatgaggttgttgtggtgtttgtttgtttgtatatgaggttgtggtgtttgtttgtttgtttgtatatgaggttgttgtggtgtttgtttgtttgtatatgaggttgttgtggtgtttgtttgtttgtttgtatatgaggttgttgtggtgtttgtttgtttgtatatgaggttgtggtgtttgtttgtttgtttgtatacgaggttgtgttggtgtttgtttgtttgtatatgaggttgttttggtgtttgtttgtttgtttgtatatgaggttgttgtggtgtttgtttgtttgtatatgaggttgttgtggtgtttgtttgtttgtatatgaggttgtggtgtttgtttgtttgtatatgaggttgtggtgtttgtttgtttgtatatgaggttgttgtggtgtttgtttgtttgtatatgaggttgttgtgtttgtttgtatatgaggttgttgtggtgtttgtttgtttgtatatgaggttgttgtgtttgtttgtatatgaggttgttgtggtgtttgtttgtttgtatatgaggttgttgtggtgtttgtttgtttgtatatgaggttgttgtgtttgtttgtatatgaggttgttgtgtttgtttgtatatgaggttgttgtggtgtttgtttgtttgtatatgaggttgttgtggtgtttgtttgtttgtatatgaggttgttgtggtgtttgtttgtttgtatatgaggttgttgtggtgtttgtttgtttgtatatgaggttgttgtgtttgtttgtatatgaggttgttgtggtgtttgtttgtttgtatatgaggttgttgtgtttgtttgtatatgaggttgttgtggtgtttgtttgtttgtatatgaggttgttgtgtttgtttgtatatgaggtttttgtggtgtttgtttgtttgtatatgaggttgttgtggtgtttgtttgtttgtatatgaggttgttgtggtgtttgtttgtttgtatatgaggttgttgtggtgtttgtttgtttgtttgtatatgaggttgtggtgtttgtttgtttgtatatgaggttgttgtggtgtttgtttgtttgtatatgaggttgttgtgtttgtttgtatatgaggttgttgtggtgtttgtttgtttgtatatgaggttgttgtgtttgtttgtatatgaggttgttgtgtttgtttgtatatgaggttgttgtgtttgtttgtatatgaggttgttgtggtgtttgtttgtttgtatatgaggttgttgtgtttgtttgtatatgaggttgttgtggtgtttgtttgtatatgaggttgttgtggtgtttgtttgtttgtatatgaggttgttgtggtgtttgtttgtttgtttgtatatgaggttgttgtggtgtttgtttgtatatgaggttgttgtggtgtttgtttgtttgtttgtatatgaggttgttgtggtgtttgtttgtctgtatatgaggttgttgtggtgtttgtttgtttgtatatgaggtcgttgtggtgtttgtttgtttgtttatgaggttgttgtggtgtttgtttgtttgtatatgaggttgtggtgtttgtttgtttgtatatgaggttgtggtgtttgtttgtttgtatatgaggttgttgtggtgtttgtttgtttgtatatgaggttgttgtgtttgtttgtatatgaggttgttgtggtgtttgtttgtttgtatatgaggttgttgtgtttgtttgtatatgaggttgttgtggtgtttgtttgtttgtatatgaggtttttgtgtttgtttgtatatgaggttgttgtgtttgtttgtatatgaggtcgttgtggtgtttgtttgtatatgaggttgtggtgtttgtttgtttgtttgtatatgaggtcgttgtggtgtttgtttgtatatgaggtcgttgtggtgtttgtttgtatatgaggtcgttgtggtgtttgtttgtatatgaggtcgttgtggtgtttgtttgtatatgaggtcgttgtggtgtttgtttgtaaatgaggttgttgtggtgtttgtttgtttgtatatgaggttgtggtgtttgtttgtttgtatatgaggtcgttgtggtgtttgtttgtttgtatatgaggttgttgtggtgtttatttgtatatgaggttgtggtgtttgtttgtttgtttgtatatgaggttgttgtggtgtttgtttgtatatgaggttgttgtggtgtttgtttgtatatgaggttgttgtggtgtttgtttgtatatgaggtcgttgtggtgtttgtttgtaaatgaggttgttgtggtgtttgtttgtttgtatatgaggttgtggtgtttgtttgtttgtatatgaggtcgttgtggtgtttgtttgtttgtatatgaggttgtggtgtttgtttgtttgtttgtatatgaggttgttgtggtgtttgtttgtttgtatatgaggttgtggtgtttgtttgtttgtttgtatatgaggttgttgtggtgtttgtttgtttgtatatgaggttgttgtggtgtttgtttgtttgtatatgaggttgtggtgtttgtttgtttgtttgtatatgaggtcgttgtggtgtttgtttgtcaaTGAGGtcgttgtggtgtttgtttgtttggcgTTACCTTTCTTGACGATGATGTCATCAATGGACTCGACCACGTGAATGGCTCCGACAGCTGACGCCTGGCCTTTGGAGTTGGTGGCGTGACACTCATAGGAACCTTCCTCGTCTTTGGTGAGCGGCGAGATCTGAAACAAATGAGGAAGCAGTTGATTGGTCCAACAGAGAGCTGAAgatgtgacatcacttcctggaGGTTACGGTTCATATTGTCTGAACCCAGATGTCTTCAGGCTGCTGGACCACGACAGGATAAAATACGCTCAGAGACCGTCTGAAGGCCTCCAGCGTTTCCATGgagatacattttacatttctaaacCTAACCCTCATTACACCTCATTACACCTGattaaacctcattacacctcaTTACACCTCATTACACCTGattaaacctcattacacctcaTTACACCTGattaaacctcattacacctcaTTACACCTGATTACACCTGattaaacctcattacacctcaTTACACCTCACTAAACCTCATTACACCTGATTAAACCTCATTACACTTCATTACACCTGATTACACCTCACTAAacctcattaaacctcattaaacctcattacacctcactaaacctcattacacctcactaaacctcattacacctgattaaacctcattaaacctcattacacctGATTACACCTCACTAAacctcattaaacctcattaaacctcattacacctcactaaacctcattaaacctcattacacctgattaaacctcattacacctcactaaacctcattaaacctcattaaacctcattaaacctcattacacctgactaaacctcattacacctcactaaacctcattacacctcattaaacctcattacacctcactaaacctcattaaacctcattacacctgactaaacctcattacacctcactaaacctcattaaacctcattacacctcaTTACATCTCATTACACCTCATTACacctcattaaacctcattaGACCTGattaaacctcattacacctgactaaacctcattacacctcaTTACACCTCATTACATCTCATTACACCTCATTACacctcattaaacctcattacacctcactaaacctcattaaacctcattacacctcaTTACACCTGACtaaacctcattacacctcactaaacctcattaaacctcattaaacctcattacacctcaTTACACCTGattaaacctcattacacctcactaaacctcattacacctcactaaacctcattacacctcaTTACACCTGattaaacctcattacacctcactaaacctcattacacctcactaaacctcattaaacctcattaaacctcattacacctcattaaacctcattacacctgactaaacctcattacacctcactaaacctcattaaacctcattaaacctcattacacctcactaaacctcattaaacctcattaGACCTGattaaacctcattacacctcaCTAAACCTCATTAAATCTCATTAAACATCATTAACCCTCATTACACCTCATTAACCCTCATTAGACCTGattaaacctcattacacctcacttaacctcattaaacctcattacacctcaTTACACCTCATTAACCCTCATGACACCTAACTAAacctcattaaacctcattacacctcaTTACACCTCATTAACCCTCATTAGACCTGattaaacctcattacacctcactaaacctcattaaacctcattacacctcaTTACACCTGACtaaacctcattacacctcactaaacctcattacacctgattaaacctcattacacctcaTTAACCCTCATTACACCTGattaaacctcattacacctgattaaacctcattacacctgactaaacctcattacacctgactaaacctcattaaacctcattaaacctcattacacctcaTTAACCCTCATTAGACCTGattaaacctcattacacctcactaaacctcattaaacctcattaaacctcattacacctcaTTACACCTCATTAACCCTCATTAGACCTGATTACACCTCACTAAACCTCATTACACCTGATTAAacctcattaaacctcattaaacctcattacacctcaTTACACCTCATTAACCCTCATTAGACCTGATTACACCTCACTAAACCTCATTACACCTGATTAAacctcattaaacctcattacaTCTGATTAACCCTCAGTACACCTGACTAAacctcattaaacctcattacaTCTGACTAAACCTCATTACACCTGACTAAacctcattaaacctcattacaTCTGACtaaacctcattacacctcaCTAAACCTCATTACACCCCATTAACCCTCATTAGACCTGattaaacctcattacacctcactaaacctcattaaacctcattaaacctcattacaccCCATTACCCCTTATTAAacctcattaaacctcattaaacctcattacacctcaTTACACCTCATTACCCCTCATTAAACCTCATGaaacctcattacacctcattacacctcattaaacctcattaaacctcattacacctcattaaacctcattaaacctcattacacctcattaaacctcattacacctcattacacctcattaaacctcattaaacctcattacacctcattaaacctcattacacctcattaaacctcattaaacctcattacacctcattacacctcattaaacctcattacacctcattacacctcattaaacctcattaaacctcattacacctcattaaacctcattaaacctcattacatctcattacacctcattaaacctcattaaacctcattacacctcattacacctcattaaacctcattaaacctcattacacctcattacacctcattaaacctcattacacATCGGTCTTTAACACTTACCAGCACCCAGCCGGTTACTTCATGTTTCTCGGGTCCTCCTCTGGTCTGAATCGCCAGGTTGTCTCTGTCTCCAGGAAGAAGTTCCATCTTCTGCTTCCCCCCATTAAGAACCTGAAGGAGAACacccaccatcatcatcatgatcatcaacatcatcatcaccatcatcgtcatcatcggGTGAATACTGAAGGATTCTGTcaatatttctgctttttcagTCTCTGTGTTTGGGGACTCAGTGTTGCAGCTctgggtttttcttttctttcattttccttaTTGTAATATTGGCAAAGggttaattaatgttttttatccAGAGGCCTGACTTTACTGATTGGTACGAACTTGTCCCTTGCTTCATTCATTTTAGCCTTAATTAGTCTCCATTTGTTCTCAACATCATCATTAGATCAGTGTTGTTTTCCAATTCCCTACATACTTGCTCAAATTTGACCTTAAACAACAAGACCCAACGATGACTTTAACTTTCAGGGCTTAAATATGAGACTCAACACTCGCTGAGTCGCCACCTTCTGCTTCTTGTTGAAACAACAAagtgatgtgaaaacagtccTGAAACCTCTgatctgatgatgtcagattatTCCTCTTTGCATCGTTTAGTTCCAGTCTTTGTTTGGCAATAATTCATTTATGCGAGTAaagattattgttattaatctgTCAGATGTATAAATTAAACCCAACATCAAAACTCTCGGTTAATCTAATCGCCATCATTACTAATGATGTGTGAATATAAAGTGATAATCCCTGAACTGGATCATTATCTACATTCCTTTTAAATATAtgatcttcatcatcttcatcatcatttcacGTATTACGTGTGATGAAGCTGTTAGAATTAAcagatttgaacatttttctcACTAACAGGCTTCGTCTTGTTTCCGACTGTTTTGGAAAATTACACTCGGTGTAATTTCAAACTGTCTGAACTTGCAGAGAAAAAGCTGCTGACACCTGAACACCTGAACACCTGAACACCTGAGGCTGCAGGTGatgtcagccaatcagcagcagcatttgtctgtttttaaccCTCTGAAGTTTCCATTTGACTTGGATCATCAGCTGCAATGAAAACATTCATACTGGAGGCTCTGCAGACTCTGATTATTTGggtagaaaataaaacatgatgaatgttattgttatttttaagcTTCATGTGTCGGATTGTTTCTGAGACCTGCAGAGAACAAACTTCCACTTTCTGGAAGGTGATAGGCAGGACAAAGGACAGGTGACATGGAAAGACAGAGGGCAGGTGACATGGTGGGTCAGAGGACAGGTGACAGGTGGAGACAGAGGACAGGTGACGCGGcgggacagaggacaggtgagatgttgggacagaggacaggtgacATGGTGGGTCAGAGGACAGGTGAGATGGcgggacagaggacaggtgacAGGTAGAGACAGTGGACAGGTGACGCGGcgggacagaggacaggtgagatGGTGGGTCAGAGGACAGGTGACATGGTgggacagaggacaggtgacGTGGcgggacagaggacaggtgagatggcgggacagaggacaggtgagatggcgggacagaggacaggtgagatggcgggacagaggacaggtgacGCGGcgggacagaggacaggtgacATGGTGGGACAGAGGACAGGTAACATAGCGGGTCAGAGGACAGGTGACGCAGTgggacagaggacaggtgagatggcgggacagaggacaggtgagatggtgggacagaggacaggtgagatggccggacagaggacaggtgacATGGTgggacagaggacaggtgagatggcgggacagaggacaggtgacATAGcgggacagaggacaggtgacGTGGcgggacagaggacaggtgagatggccggacagaggacaggtgacGTGGcgggacagaggacaggtgagatggcgggacagaggacaggtgacGTGGcgggacagaggacaggtgagatggtgggacagaggacaggtgagatggcgggacagaggacaggtgacGTGGTgggacagaggacaggtgagatggcgggacagaggacaggtgacGTGGcgggacagaggacaggtgacGTGGTgggacagaggacaggtgagatggcgggacagaggacaggtgacGTGGTgggacagaggacaggtgacGTGGcgggacagaggacaggtgagatggcgggacagaggacaggtgagatggcgggacagaggacaggtgacGTGGcgggacagaggacaggtgagatggcgggacagaggacaggtgacGTGGTgggacagaggacaggtgagatggtgggacagaggacaggtgagatggcgggacagaggacaggtgacGTGGTgggacagaggacaggtgagatggcgggacagaggacaggtgagatggcgggacagaggacaggtgagatTTATGTTACAGAGATACTCACCTTCTTCCAGGTGAGGACGGGTGTCGGCACGCCCACCGCCTCACAGCTCAGAAACACCTGAGAGCCGCTCACATTGAACACCTCACCTGGAGGAGTGACGATCAGCggagctgcagacagacagaaaggtcAGATTAAAGTGAGGAGCCTCCGTCAGCATCAAACAGGATGAAACAGGTCAGAGTCAGTAAATCCTTGGTGACCTCAGAGGAATTCAGTTTgtctgagcatgctcagtgtgGATTGTCTGAGCGCGCTCAGTGTGGATTGTCTGAGCGCGCTCAGTGTGGATTGTCTGAGCACGCTCAGTGTGGATTTTCATCTAGAAAGGAATTCAGTGAAAACAGCGTTTGTGTTTGGAGAAGGATGAATGTGCAGTCAGAGGATTATCAGCTGAGACGACATCAGTCGGTTCCTGTCCGACTCTCAGCTGCatctgcagcagcaaacagtatatatacagttcAAATGcatcactatatatatatatatatatatacagttcaAATGcatcactatatatatatatatacagtacaaatacatcaacatatatatatgttgatGTATTTGTACTGatgatgtatatgtgtgtgtgtgtgtgtgtgtgtgtgtgtgtgtgtgtatatgtacatacatatatgcatatatatgtatgtacatatatatgcatatatgtacatacatatatatatacatatatgcatgtatatgtatgtatgtatgtaattatgtatatatatatacatacacacacacacacacacacacatatatatcagTGTCCCtccatctgtttctgtttctaatGAATTAAACGCAGTGAATCTGAGTACTGACTCTCATCACAGAACTTTTTACTGTTTAGCAGGGAAACTTTTAACGATAATGAATCCATCTTGTTCTGCAGCTCCAGTTAAACCACAGACACCATCAGATAGTATCtcagtatattattattaaagtttcAGGCCTGTTGTAGAGTTAAAGTCTGTCTGTGGTTTCCTGTTAGATCAGCTGCACTCGATGCTGTGGACCATAATATTCTGGACTGGTCTTACAGTTCTGAGGGGTTCAGGTCTTTGTGGCCTCCCTCAAGGCCTATCTGAGGCTCCGCAGTGTTATCAGCTGTTCATCAGTCataataatcaatcaataactgatgAATCAGAACTTCTTACAGCAGAATCACAGAGACTCAGATTATtggagcagaaagagagaaagtgatcAGCTGAGAGACCTTCAGTCAGTCACGTGACTCCTGTCCGATGCTTTAGGCCGTCTCACCTGCAGCTTCCTGACATCTGATCACATCTGAAGGCTTAAatcctcttttcatttcatccttttattactttctttgttttattgtaaacgTTGATTCAACGCTGTGTTGGTGCAGAAAAAAgttaattatcattatttactTCATAAACATTAATAGTGCTAAATATCCTGCCTGACAGTCAGACTCAGCTGTAACCTGAGCCTCACCTGACTCACCTGTAGCGCAGCGTCCCTTGTTCTGGACGTTGATTGGCTCTTTGCCGTCCCTCTCGGCCTTCAGGTTGGCGCTCTTCAGTGCGCAGCCGTTCCTGTACGTCTCTCCGTCGGTGCCGCACACTTCATAGTTGCTCTTACAGACGCAGATTCCCATCTTGTTCTTCTTGTCCGCGTCGGTTTTGACGCACTCCAGCCCGGCGCCGCAGCGGTGCGCTGCCGCGCGGCGACCGCCGCACAGCTCTCCCTCCGCGGCGGCGCACACGGAGCAGCAGCCGCAGGAGTCCAGCAGGGACCCGGCGGGGCAGCCCTCCGCCGGGAGGGACGCGCACTGAGCCGGGTCACACGGTCCACAGCCTGGACTCGCCGAGACCCGGACCGAGAGGAGCCAGAGCACCGGAaccagagacagaaagacagcaaAAGACTTCATGGTGGTCTGAGAGGGACTCACTGATCTGGACTCTGCTGAGGGTCTGATGGTTTGAGAGAGACTCACTGATCCGGACTCTGCTGAGGGTCTGATGGTCTGAGCTCAGGGTGGCAGGAGGGGGGAGTTTAAAGCTGCTGACTCCGCCTCCAACATGATTAACATCattataactttattattaATGATGGTAAACTGTCATAATGAcactaatattaataataaatgtgttaaactgGTCATAATGAcactaatattaataataaatgtgttaaactgGTCATAATGAcactaatattaataataaatgtgttaaactgGTCATAATGAcactaatattaataataaatgtgttaaactgGTGAAACTTAAACTTTATTCAAGTCTGTTAAATAA comes from Thunnus maccoyii chromosome 8, fThuMac1.1, whole genome shotgun sequence and encodes:
- the igfbp7 gene encoding insulin-like growth factor-binding protein 7; its protein translation is MKSFAVFLSLVPVLWLLSVRVSASPGCGPCDPAQCASLPAEGCPAGSLLDSCGCCSVCAAAEGELCGGRRAAAHRCGAGLECVKTDADKKNKMGICVCKSNYEVCGTDGETYRNGCALKSANLKAERDGKEPINVQNKGRCATAPLIVTPPGEVFNVSGSQVFLSCEAVGVPTPVLTWKKVLNGGKQKMELLPGDRDNLAIQTRGGPEKHEVTGWVLISPLTKDEEGSYECHATNSKGQASAVGAIHVVESIDDIIVKKVTKDDEL